Proteins encoded within one genomic window of Polaribacter sp. NJDZ03:
- a CDS encoding efflux RND transporter periplasmic adaptor subunit: MKHYKLLPLLSLSVFLVIASCTSKEQPKAAVAQGPAPSFPVVTMQPKTVTGFKEYPTSLEGVVNSAVRAKVSGYIQKVMVDEGQKVRKGQVLFRLETQSLSQDAGAAKARINVAQVEVNKLIPLVEKNIISSVQLETAKANLAQAKANYSSVSASIAYGTIRSQVDGYVGAINYREGALVSPADPTPLTTVSDISKVYAFFSLNESEYLDFLQNAEGKNLEEKLANYAAINLVLANGSTYAEKGKIETSTGQVNKSTGTVSLRAVFNNPNQLLSNGNSGKIQIPTIYEDAIVIPQQATYEQQGNIMLFKVAEGNTVETSIIKVKAIVDNLYVVASGVDLKDKIVTTGVGKLRNGAAITPQEISFDDAIKPIETLFKN, translated from the coding sequence TTATAAATTATTACCATTACTATCACTAAGTGTATTTTTAGTAATTGCAAGTTGTACAAGCAAAGAGCAACCAAAAGCAGCTGTAGCGCAAGGTCCTGCACCTTCTTTTCCTGTAGTTACCATGCAGCCTAAAACAGTTACAGGTTTTAAAGAATACCCAACAAGTTTAGAGGGAGTTGTAAACAGTGCTGTAAGAGCAAAAGTTTCTGGATACATACAAAAAGTAATGGTAGACGAAGGTCAGAAAGTACGTAAAGGGCAAGTATTATTTAGATTAGAAACACAGTCTTTAAGTCAAGATGCAGGTGCAGCAAAAGCACGTATTAATGTTGCACAAGTAGAAGTAAATAAATTAATACCGTTAGTAGAAAAAAACATTATTAGTTCGGTTCAATTAGAAACTGCAAAAGCAAATTTAGCACAAGCTAAAGCAAACTATAGTAGTGTTTCTGCAAGTATTGCTTACGGAACTATTAGAAGTCAAGTAGATGGTTATGTAGGTGCTATTAATTATAGAGAAGGTGCATTGGTAAGTCCTGCAGATCCAACTCCATTAACAACCGTTAGTGATATTAGTAAAGTATATGCTTTTTTTAGTTTAAACGAAAGTGAGTATTTAGACTTTTTACAAAATGCTGAAGGCAAAAACTTAGAAGAAAAATTAGCAAATTATGCTGCAATAAATCTAGTATTAGCAAACGGAAGCACGTATGCAGAAAAAGGTAAAATAGAAACAAGCACAGGACAAGTAAATAAAAGTACAGGTACTGTTAGTTTAAGAGCTGTTTTTAACAACCCTAACCAACTATTATCTAATGGAAATAGTGGTAAAATTCAAATTCCAACAATTTATGAAGATGCAATTGTTATTCCACAACAAGCAACTTATGAACAACAAGGAAATATTATGTTGTTTAAAGTAGCTGAAGGTAACACCGTAGAAACTTCTATTATTAAAGTGAAAGCAATAGTAGACAATTTATATGTTGTAGCATCTGGTGTAGATTTAAAAGATAAAATTGTAACAACTGGTGTTGGTAAATTAAGAAATGGTGCCGCTATTACACCACAAGAAATCTCTTTTGATGATGCAATTAAACCTATTGAAACTTTATTTAAAAACTAG
- a CDS encoding efflux RND transporter permease subunit — translation MLKTFIERPVLSTVISIIIVLLGVISITSLPIEEYPDIAPPTIKVIASYAGANAETVLESVIVPIEEQINGVEGMTYITSTASNTGTAEITVYFNQEIDADIAAVNVQNRVARATPLLPAEVVQTGVTTQKQETSALMFISMYSESDNYDATFIQNYLKINVIPAIQRISGVGDVSVFSQQDYAMRIWLKPEKLAAYNLIPSDITAALKEQNLEAAAGSLGQNSGESFSYTLTYSGRFKEEKQYGDIIIKALGNGQFLRLNDVAKIELDAQSYASNAMSKGHPAVFMGIFQTKGSNAREIIENIKVTLEAVKKDLPEGLDVFVPYDTSLFLNASIEKVIHTLLEAFLLVFLVVFIFLQDFRSTLIPAIAVPVSIIGTFFFLNVFGYSINLLTLFALVLAIGIVVDDAIVVVEAVHAKLDEGEKSAKKATLTAMNEISGAIISITLVMAAVFIPVTFISGPTGVFYEQFGVTLIIAILISAVNALTLSPALCALLLKPHKEDKELKGKSPLKRFYTLFNRGFNATVERYGKSLHFLYKRKWISGLLLVLAIVGIFWASEQTPTGFVPNEDRGIIFANIELPAGSSLDRTNAVSKDLYNKINGIEGIVAVNFIKGRSLISGAGSNYGFGIIKLADWGDREDPSTSVQAITGKLFGVVAGIPEANIIFFSPPSIRGFGNSAGFEVNLLDKFGGEFKDLDKANKEFAMALMKHPEVKYAQSSFNTSYPQYEMDINVPLAKEKGVPINSIFSTLQGYIGGVYASDFSKFGKQFRVYIQALPDDRATVDDLNSMYVRTNSGEMTPITQFVKLERVYGPQSVTRFNLFNSTTITGATNEGFSTGDAIRVIEEEVAKLPSNYTIAYSGLTREEVSAGNQTIFIFALSILFVYFLLSAQYESYLLPFAVVLSLPFGVFGAYISTYFFGLENNIYFQIALIMLIGLLAKNAILIVEFALQRRKNGESISDAAIHGAKSRLRPILMTSFAFILGLMPLVLAKGVGSEGNNSIGTGAVGGMLIGTILGVFVIPILFILFQWLQEKVSSKPAVISEQNEEA, via the coding sequence ATGTTAAAAACATTTATTGAAAGACCCGTTCTTTCAACCGTAATTTCTATTATCATTGTTTTGCTTGGAGTTATAAGTATTACAAGCTTACCTATAGAAGAGTACCCAGATATTGCTCCACCAACCATAAAGGTAATTGCCTCTTATGCCGGAGCCAACGCAGAAACTGTTTTAGAAAGTGTAATTGTACCTATTGAAGAACAAATTAATGGTGTAGAAGGTATGACGTACATTACTTCTACGGCATCTAATACAGGTACCGCAGAAATCACTGTTTATTTTAACCAAGAAATAGATGCAGATATTGCTGCAGTAAACGTTCAAAACCGTGTAGCTAGAGCAACGCCTTTATTACCTGCAGAGGTTGTACAAACAGGTGTAACCACGCAAAAGCAAGAAACAAGTGCATTAATGTTTATTTCTATGTATTCTGAAAGCGACAACTACGACGCTACTTTTATTCAGAATTATTTAAAGATAAATGTAATTCCTGCTATACAGCGTATTAGTGGTGTTGGAGATGTTAGTGTATTCTCTCAACAAGATTATGCTATGAGAATTTGGTTAAAGCCAGAAAAATTAGCAGCCTATAATTTAATCCCTTCGGATATAACAGCAGCTTTAAAAGAACAAAATTTAGAAGCAGCAGCTGGATCTTTGGGACAAAATAGTGGAGAATCATTTTCATATACATTAACCTATAGTGGTCGTTTTAAAGAAGAAAAACAATATGGAGATATTATTATAAAAGCATTAGGTAACGGACAATTTTTGCGTTTAAATGATGTTGCTAAAATAGAATTAGATGCGCAATCTTATGCGTCTAATGCTATGAGTAAAGGACATCCTGCCGTTTTTATGGGTATTTTTCAAACTAAAGGATCTAATGCAAGAGAAATTATAGAAAACATTAAAGTAACTTTAGAAGCTGTTAAAAAAGACTTACCAGAAGGCTTAGATGTATTTGTTCCTTATGATACTAGTTTATTTTTAAACGCCTCTATAGAAAAAGTAATTCATACCTTATTAGAAGCCTTTTTATTGGTGTTCTTAGTGGTATTTATCTTCTTACAAGATTTTAGATCTACCTTAATTCCAGCGATAGCTGTACCCGTTTCTATTATTGGTACTTTCTTTTTCTTAAATGTTTTTGGGTATTCAATTAACTTATTAACGCTATTTGCATTAGTACTTGCTATTGGTATTGTGGTAGATGATGCCATTGTGGTTGTAGAAGCCGTACATGCCAAGTTAGATGAAGGAGAAAAGAGTGCTAAAAAAGCAACCTTAACTGCCATGAACGAAATTTCTGGAGCTATTATATCTATTACTTTAGTAATGGCAGCTGTATTTATTCCGGTAACTTTTATCTCTGGTCCAACAGGAGTTTTTTATGAGCAATTTGGAGTTACCTTAATTATTGCAATCCTTATTTCTGCAGTAAACGCCTTAACTTTAAGTCCGGCATTATGTGCTTTATTATTAAAACCACATAAAGAAGATAAAGAATTAAAAGGTAAAAGCCCTTTAAAACGTTTTTACACACTGTTTAATCGTGGTTTTAACGCTACTGTAGAAAGATATGGAAAATCGTTACATTTCTTATACAAAAGAAAATGGATATCTGGTTTATTATTAGTGTTAGCTATTGTAGGTATTTTTTGGGCATCAGAACAAACACCAACAGGTTTTGTACCTAATGAAGATAGAGGTATTATTTTTGCAAATATAGAGTTACCAGCAGGTTCTTCTTTAGATAGAACAAATGCAGTTTCTAAAGATTTGTACAATAAAATAAATGGTATTGAAGGTATTGTTGCCGTCAACTTTATTAAAGGTAGAAGTTTAATTAGTGGAGCGGGTAGTAATTACGGATTTGGTATTATAAAATTAGCAGATTGGGGTGATCGTGAAGATCCATCTACTTCTGTACAAGCAATTACAGGTAAATTATTTGGAGTTGTAGCAGGAATACCAGAAGCAAATATAATTTTCTTCTCGCCACCAAGTATTCGTGGTTTTGGTAACTCTGCCGGTTTTGAAGTAAATTTACTAGATAAATTTGGAGGAGAATTTAAAGACTTAGACAAAGCAAATAAAGAATTTGCAATGGCTTTAATGAAACACCCAGAAGTAAAATATGCACAATCTTCTTTTAACACTAGTTATCCACAATATGAAATGGATATTAATGTACCATTAGCAAAAGAAAAAGGAGTGCCTATTAATAGTATTTTCTCTACATTACAAGGTTATATTGGTGGAGTTTACGCATCCGATTTTTCTAAATTCGGAAAACAATTTAGAGTGTATATTCAAGCATTACCAGATGATAGAGCAACGGTAGATGATTTAAATAGCATGTATGTAAGAACAAATTCTGGTGAAATGACACCAATTACACAATTTGTAAAACTAGAACGTGTATATGGGCCACAATCGGTAACGCGTTTCAATTTATTTAATTCTACCACCATAACAGGTGCTACAAACGAAGGTTTTAGTACTGGAGATGCTATTAGAGTTATAGAAGAAGAAGTTGCAAAATTACCAAGTAACTATACTATTGCCTATTCTGGTTTAACAAGAGAAGAAGTAAGTGCGGGTAACCAAACTATATTTATTTTTGCTTTAAGTATTCTTTTTGTATACTTCTTATTAAGTGCACAATACGAAAGTTATTTATTACCATTTGCAGTAGTATTATCACTTCCTTTTGGTGTATTTGGAGCCTATATAAGTACCTATTTTTTCGGATTAGAAAACAATATTTATTTCCAAATTGCTTTAATCATGTTAATTGGTCTGCTCGCCAAGAACGCCATTTTAATTGTGGAGTTTGCGCTACAAAGACGAAAAAATGGAGAAAGTATTTCTGATGCAGCTATACATGGAGCAAAATCTCGTTTACGTCCTATTTTAATGACCTCATTTGCCTTTATACTTGGTTTAATGCCATTAGTATTAGCAAAAGGAGTTGGATCTGAAGGAAACAACTCTATTGGTACAGGTGCCGTTGGAGGAATGTTGATAGGAACGATATTAGGAGTCTTTGTAATTCCAATATTATTTATATTATTTCAATGGTTACAAGAAAAAGTTTCTAGTAAACCAGCAGTTATTTCTGAACAAAATGAAGAAGCATAA
- a CDS encoding efflux transporter outer membrane subunit: MISIIKNKNLQKGVVVAVMAFTLQSCFVAKEYTRPTVEETENLYRTDNLPSDSISMADVSWKTLFTDTYLQQYIEEGLQNNMDIRIAIQQIVAAEAYVKQGKAGYLPTLSVGTNLTHQELSKNTQFGSFLTNTSTDQWDITANLSWEADIWGKIRSNKRATQAAFLQSVAGHQAVKTQLISSIAATYYNILALDAQLEVTKTSIKTREKGVETIKALKEAGLTNQIAVDQNIAQYNNAKALEVDLEVALFRAENTLSILLGKTPQEVKRSSLENQTINADMKIGVASQLLSNRPDVMAAEYGLISAFELTNVARSSLYPSFRLTAAGGLQSLELDKLFNANSIFANIVGGLTQPLFNQRKLKTQKEVAIAQQEQALLRFKKTLLVAGNEVSNALYSFNSENKKYEFLKNEVEALRKAETNSEELLKNGYATYLDLLTARQSALSSEIKVIGSRLQQLQSVVNLYEALGGGLK, translated from the coding sequence ATGATATCAATTATAAAAAATAAAAACCTTCAAAAAGGAGTCGTTGTAGCTGTAATGGCTTTTACGTTACAAAGTTGTTTTGTTGCTAAAGAGTACACAAGACCTACAGTAGAAGAAACAGAAAACTTGTACAGAACAGATAATTTGCCATCAGATAGTATATCTATGGCAGATGTATCTTGGAAAACGTTGTTTACCGATACTTATTTACAGCAATATATAGAAGAAGGATTGCAAAACAATATGGACATTCGAATTGCAATTCAACAAATAGTTGCAGCCGAGGCATATGTTAAACAAGGTAAAGCAGGTTATTTACCTACTTTAAGTGTTGGTACAAATCTTACACATCAAGAATTGTCTAAAAACACACAATTTGGGTCGTTTTTAACAAACACTTCTACGGATCAATGGGATATTACTGCAAACCTTTCTTGGGAAGCTGATATTTGGGGAAAAATACGTAGCAATAAACGTGCAACACAAGCTGCTTTTTTACAAAGTGTTGCCGGTCATCAAGCTGTAAAAACTCAATTAATTTCTAGCATTGCTGCTACTTATTATAATATTTTAGCTCTAGATGCACAATTAGAAGTTACCAAAACATCTATTAAAACAAGAGAAAAAGGGGTAGAAACTATTAAAGCTTTAAAAGAGGCAGGTTTAACAAACCAGATTGCAGTAGATCAAAATATTGCACAATACAACAATGCCAAAGCATTAGAAGTAGATTTAGAAGTGGCATTATTTAGAGCAGAAAATACACTAAGTATTTTATTAGGTAAAACTCCGCAAGAAGTTAAAAGAAGTAGTTTAGAGAATCAAACTATAAATGCTGATATGAAAATAGGTGTTGCATCGCAATTATTAAGCAATAGACCAGATGTTATGGCTGCAGAATATGGTTTAATTAGTGCTTTCGAATTAACAAATGTTGCTAGAAGTAGCTTATACCCATCATTTAGATTAACCGCTGCTGGTGGATTGCAAAGTTTAGAATTAGATAAATTATTTAATGCAAACTCAATATTTGCTAACATTGTTGGTGGTTTAACACAACCTCTTTTTAATCAGCGAAAGCTAAAAACACAAAAAGAAGTTGCTATTGCACAACAAGAACAAGCGCTTTTAAGGTTTAAAAAGACCTTATTAGTTGCCGGTAACGAAGTTTCTAATGCATTGTATTCTTTTAATTCTGAAAACAAAAAGTACGAATTCTTAAAGAATGAAGTAGAAGCTTTACGTAAAGCAGAAACAAATTCTGAAGAATTATTAAAGAATGGTTATGCAACTTATTTAGACTTATTAACAGCAAGACAAAGTGCATTAAGCTCAGAAATTAAAGTAATTGGTAGTAGATTACAACAATTACAATCTGTTGTTAACTTATACGAAGCTTTGGGTGGAGGTTTAAAATAA
- a CDS encoding TetR/AcrR family transcriptional regulator, with product MVSKQELIECSITNFIKFGSKRFSMNELASELGISKKTIYKHFKTKDELISKGVRLIIEKHLHEVDKILKTTKDPIEKIILIQKNSFQYLNYVQPAFLYGIKKYYHNADAAFIEFKDNFIKNNLKPLLEEAIEKEYIYKKLNINLFCDLYFTKLTHLVFEPINLFDKYGVDTVFEHLIINNLKGVITSNYKDINKLFS from the coding sequence ATGGTTAGTAAACAAGAACTTATAGAATGTTCTATTACAAACTTTATCAAGTTTGGAAGCAAGCGTTTTTCTATGAACGAGCTCGCTTCTGAACTTGGTATTTCTAAAAAAACCATTTACAAACACTTTAAAACTAAAGACGAACTCATTTCTAAAGGGGTTCGTCTTATTATTGAAAAACACCTACATGAAGTAGATAAAATTCTGAAAACCACAAAAGATCCTATTGAAAAAATAATCTTAATTCAGAAAAATAGTTTTCAATATTTAAACTACGTTCAACCTGCTTTTTTATACGGAATTAAAAAATATTATCACAATGCAGATGCCGCTTTTATAGAATTTAAAGATAATTTTATAAAAAACAACTTAAAACCTTTGTTAGAAGAGGCTATAGAAAAAGAGTATATTTACAAAAAATTAAACATCAATTTGTTTTGCGATTTGTATTTTACAAAACTAACTCACTTAGTTTTTGAGCCCATAAATCTTTTTGATAAATACGGTGTTGATACTGTTTTTGAACACCTTATAATCAATAATTTAAAAGGGGTAATTACATCAAATTACAAAGACATAAACAAATTATTTTCTTGA
- a CDS encoding cupin domain-containing protein, with amino-acid sequence MNRKKFIHLLGLTPLIFPVSKLFTNNDNDNDNEKQYEKFYFKDDGVIPNNKLPLLLIKDALPKNERNPSKWFIKTFESNNWTNSWTNGIYSFHHYHSTSHEVLGIYSGEAIIHLGGEQGEKVKVTKGDVIIIPAGVGHKKIESSNLGVVGAYPDGRDWDLMRGSKGERPTADNNILSLPIPNEDPLLGKLGGLLNIWV; translated from the coding sequence ATGAATAGAAAAAAATTTATACACTTATTGGGGTTAACTCCATTGATATTTCCTGTTTCAAAATTATTTACCAATAATGATAATGATAATGATAATGAAAAACAGTATGAGAAGTTTTATTTTAAAGATGATGGAGTAATACCTAATAATAAATTACCATTACTACTTATTAAAGATGCTTTACCAAAAAACGAAAGGAACCCTAGTAAATGGTTTATAAAAACTTTTGAATCTAATAACTGGACAAATTCTTGGACAAACGGTATCTATTCTTTTCACCACTACCATAGTACCTCACATGAAGTTTTAGGAATATATTCTGGTGAAGCGATCATTCATTTAGGTGGAGAACAAGGAGAAAAAGTTAAAGTTACCAAAGGAGATGTAATTATTATACCTGCTGGTGTTGGTCACAAAAAAATTGAAAGTTCAAATCTTGGTGTAGTAGGTGCATACCCTGATGGTCGTGACTGGGATTTAATGAGAGGCTCTAAAGGAGAGCGACCAACTGCAGATAATAATATATTGTCACTTCCCATACCTAATGAAGATCCGCTTTTGGGTAAACTTGGTGGATTACTCAATATTTGGGTTTAA
- a CDS encoding Na+/H+ antiporter NhaC family protein, protein MEYGFLSVIPPIVAIILALKTKQVYIALLFGIWFSWLIIEGFNPLAGTLAMIEGMVNVFQSKGNTRTIMFSALVGALLIFIQYSRGVEGFINIINRKLVKLENKKSGYSRVVVQVLATFTGLLLFVETSISSLTVGTLYRPIFDKLGIPREKLAYIADSSSAPSSILIPFNAWGAFIMGLLLTQGIDKPFPMMMASIKYNFYPLLAIAIVFIVILTKKDFGPMKKAEKRTKETGELMDKGSKPMVSDEITSFPPKEGIQAKAYNMIVPLLVMVCMMPINLIYTGWSAVEKSTSFFNHVSEAIGKGSGSSSVLYAVITALLVAMAMYFIQGIMKPKEAVNLTLKGISELMPLALLMLLAFAIGDACKELETGIYVANVTKEWLSPELLPAVVFIISSFIAFSTGTSWGTFAIMLAISIPMANIHGADVTIVVAATLGGGIFGDHCSPISDTSIISSMASASDHIDHVKTQLPYALVGGAITVIMYLFIGFFG, encoded by the coding sequence ATGGAATATGGATTTCTTTCAGTAATACCACCAATTGTTGCCATCATTTTAGCCTTAAAAACCAAACAAGTATACATTGCTTTGTTATTTGGTATTTGGTTTTCTTGGTTAATTATAGAAGGCTTTAATCCGCTTGCGGGAACTTTAGCAATGATAGAAGGAATGGTAAACGTTTTTCAATCTAAAGGAAATACAAGAACCATAATGTTTAGTGCGTTGGTGGGTGCGTTGTTAATTTTTATTCAATATTCTAGAGGAGTAGAAGGTTTTATCAATATTATCAACAGAAAATTAGTAAAATTAGAAAATAAAAAATCGGGTTACAGTAGAGTAGTGGTTCAAGTTTTGGCAACTTTTACCGGTTTATTATTGTTTGTAGAAACCAGTATTAGCTCACTAACAGTAGGTACTTTATACAGACCAATTTTCGATAAATTAGGCATTCCTAGAGAAAAACTAGCCTATATAGCCGATTCTAGTTCTGCGCCATCATCCATATTAATTCCCTTTAATGCTTGGGGAGCCTTTATAATGGGCCTTTTATTAACGCAAGGAATAGACAAACCTTTTCCTATGATGATGGCATCTATAAAATATAATTTCTACCCTTTATTAGCCATCGCAATTGTGTTTATTGTTATCCTTACAAAGAAAGATTTTGGCCCAATGAAAAAAGCCGAAAAGAGAACCAAAGAAACAGGCGAATTAATGGACAAAGGTTCTAAACCAATGGTTTCAGATGAAATTACGTCATTTCCCCCAAAAGAAGGCATTCAAGCAAAAGCCTATAATATGATTGTACCGCTTTTGGTAATGGTTTGTATGATGCCCATAAACTTAATTTATACAGGTTGGAGTGCCGTAGAAAAATCTACCTCATTTTTTAATCATGTCTCAGAAGCAATTGGTAAAGGTTCTGGATCTTCCTCTGTGTTATATGCTGTAATTACGGCATTATTGGTTGCCATGGCAATGTATTTTATACAAGGAATTATGAAGCCAAAAGAAGCCGTTAATTTAACATTAAAAGGAATTAGTGAACTTATGCCATTAGCCTTGTTAATGTTGCTAGCATTTGCTATTGGAGACGCTTGTAAAGAATTAGAAACCGGAATTTATGTTGCCAATGTTACCAAAGAATGGTTGTCGCCAGAATTGTTGCCAGCAGTAGTTTTTATAATCAGTTCTTTTATCGCTTTTTCTACCGGAACCTCTTGGGGAACGTTTGCAATAATGTTGGCAATTTCAATTCCAATGGCAAATATTCATGGAGCAGATGTAACTATTGTAGTTGCAGCAACTTTAGGTGGCGGAATTTTTGGAGACCATTGTTCGCCAATTTCCGATACTTCTATTATTTCTTCCATGGCATCCGCAAGTGACCATATAGACCATGTAAAAACACAATTACCATACGCCTTAGTGGGTGGTGCAATTACAGTAATTATGTATTTGTTTATCGGGTTTTTTGGGTAA
- a CDS encoding pyridoxamine 5'-phosphate oxidase family protein: MSKFYTKITSRLQKFIEAQKIFFVATAPNSGRINLSPKGMDSFRVMNENRVLWLNVTGSGNETAAHLLENDRITIMFCAFDGAPNILRLYGKGKEIKEGDASWNALITLFPETPGTRQIFDITIASAQTSCGMSIPFFEFKSERNQLNDWAAEQGKEGITQYWKDKNQTSIDGLPTQILE, from the coding sequence ATGTCTAAATTTTACACCAAAATTACCTCAAGACTTCAAAAATTTATTGAAGCTCAGAAAATATTTTTTGTGGCTACTGCGCCAAATTCTGGACGAATTAATTTATCACCTAAAGGAATGGATTCTTTTAGAGTGATGAATGAAAACCGAGTTTTATGGTTAAACGTTACCGGAAGCGGAAACGAAACTGCGGCACATTTGTTAGAAAATGATAGAATTACCATTATGTTTTGTGCTTTTGATGGTGCACCAAACATTCTTAGGTTATATGGTAAAGGAAAAGAAATTAAAGAGGGAGATGCTTCTTGGAATGCTTTAATTACACTGTTTCCAGAAACACCAGGAACGCGTCAGATATTTGATATTACTATAGCATCTGCACAAACTTCTTGCGGAATGTCAATTCCTTTTTTCGAGTTTAAAAGCGAGAGAAATCAATTAAATGATTGGGCCGCAGAACAAGGAAAAGAAGGTATTACACAATACTGGAAAGATAAAAACCAAACCAGTATTGATGGTTTACCTACCCAAATATTAGAATAA
- a CDS encoding 2OG-Fe(II) oxygenase yields MDDLAEQDYVIIDDFIDNNLYKEIKNFLFKKIDVFDKAGIGSLNQHTIKKTIRGDKTYWLNKDRDTVLSGFWNLLEETKSILNRYCYLSLSGQEFHLAHYPSGGYYKRHLDQFEGRNNRMISMIIYLNDNWETENGGQLEILDKNKKLQLVAPIAKRCVLFKSDKVPHAVLKSFKDRYSLTGWLLYQPTSLGPLLG; encoded by the coding sequence ATGGACGATCTTGCAGAGCAAGATTATGTAATTATTGATGATTTTATAGACAACAACCTTTATAAAGAAATTAAAAACTTCCTTTTTAAAAAAATAGATGTTTTTGATAAAGCAGGTATTGGTTCTCTTAACCAACACACAATAAAAAAAACCATTCGTGGCGATAAAACCTACTGGTTAAATAAAGACAGAGATACGGTTCTTAGTGGTTTTTGGAACTTATTAGAAGAAACTAAAAGCATCTTAAATAGGTATTGTTATCTAAGTTTATCTGGCCAAGAATTTCATTTAGCTCATTATCCTTCTGGAGGTTATTATAAAAGACATTTAGATCAATTTGAAGGTAGAAATAATAGAATGATTTCTATGATTATTTACCTTAATGATAATTGGGAAACAGAAAATGGTGGACAATTAGAAATTTTAGATAAAAATAAAAAATTACAATTAGTAGCACCTATTGCAAAAAGATGTGTTTTATTTAAAAGTGATAAAGTACCACATGCTGTTTTAAAATCTTTTAAAGACAGGTATAGTTTAACGGGTTGGTTGCTTTACCAACCAACAAGTTTAGGCCCGTTATTAGGGTAA
- a CDS encoding TerB family tellurite resistance protein, with translation MAISDLYTSGKHKQEIGHFANIVKIAKADGEISEGEKELLIRAGKNLHISLEESILILTNPEKYPTNAPANYEDRIERLYRLAKMILVDGEAKLVEIQLMRKIAIRLHFSHDNVEKICDEAIHLVINNNDLEDFTKAIKLVNKD, from the coding sequence ATGGCAATATCAGATTTATATACTAGTGGAAAACACAAACAAGAAATAGGGCATTTTGCAAATATTGTAAAAATTGCAAAAGCAGACGGAGAAATTTCTGAAGGTGAAAAAGAATTATTAATTAGAGCTGGCAAAAATTTACATATTTCGTTAGAAGAATCTATTCTTATATTAACAAACCCAGAAAAGTACCCAACAAATGCACCTGCAAATTATGAAGATAGAATAGAACGTTTGTATCGTTTGGCTAAAATGATTTTGGTGGACGGAGAAGCAAAATTAGTTGAAATTCAATTGATGAGAAAAATAGCAATTCGCTTACATTTTTCACATGATAATGTAGAAAAAATATGTGATGAAGCAATTCATTTAGTGATAAATAACAACGATTTAGAAGATTTTACTAAGGCAATAAAATTAGTGAACAAGGATTAA